The Bacteroidota bacterium genome includes the window AAATGCTTCAACTGGGAGCTATTGAAATGGCCTACGACGAAAATTATGCATTAAAAGCTACGCCATTTGGAAAGAAAATTGTGCAAGGCGAAGCCAAATTGCATTTTGTTGAAACAGTAACAGAAACACCTACCCAAAAAAACAATTTACAAAAACCGGCAGCTTCACCAACTTCGGAAGTCAAGCAACATCCCCTTTTTGAAGAATTACGAAGCTTGCGAAAGCAAATCGCCGATAGTTTGGGAATGCCTCCCTTTATAGTTTTTGGCGATGTTACCTTGGCTTCAATGGTCGAGCAATTGCCTTGCACAGAACAGGAGATGTTGGGAATTTCGGGAGTTTCAACGGCAAAAATGGAGCGTTATGGACTTGATTTTATGAAAATAATTCAAGGCTATTGCGAACAACATTCACGACAAAAAAAGCTGCGCTTAAGCGATTTTATTAGCGATGAAAAAATAAAAGGCTATGCCGATGAAATGAAAACGAAGGGCATTGGCTTATCGCACCACACACTTGGAAAATTGTTGTTGGGTTCATCAAGTACCAAGTTAACTGATGCTCGCAATGCTGTTACGTTTTTTGGAGTGCTCGAAGGAGTCACAAAATATGCAACACTGCGTCCGGTTTTGTTGGCTTATTTTGAAAAGCATTTTTATGCAAACACCCAGCAACAAGTGCAAGACTTTTTTGCAGCACCTTATTACAATCATTTAAATGAGTCATCTAAACAAAATTTGAAGCGGGCGGTTTCTAGCTTACCTATTTTAAAAAGTGGCGAAACCTTGACAGATGCAGTTCGTGAACTGCGTAAAACGTTTCCACGCTCACACGAAACCTGGACAGATCAAGAAATAGCCTATTACCGTGAAGCATTTAAGCACACCAACGATCTCAACTTTTTAACAAGTGTGTTTTTACGCAGCGAAAACAGCATTAAAGCCATGTATACAAATTTGTTGAAGCAAAAGGAGGAAGCTGTGCTCAGTAATTAATAGAAAAGGAGGCTTAGCAATGTAGTTGATATAATTTTAAATTTGTGTTTTTCAACACAGGTTTCAATGGCTACAAAAGACAAACGCATCGATACGTATATTGCCAAATCACCGCTTTTTGCCCAACCCATTTTAACGCACATGCGTATCTTAATTCATAAGGCTTGCCCTGAAGTAAAAGAAACAATTAAGTGGGGTATGCCATTCTTTGATTACAAAGGTCCCATGTTTAATTTTGCTGCCTTTAAAGCGCACTGTGTAGGTGGTTTTTGGAAAGCCAAGTTGCTCAAGGATGAGCACAATTATTTGGGCGAGCGAAAAAACAATGGGGGTGAAGCCATGGGACATTTGGGGCGAATGACAGCATTAACTGATTTGCCTCCCGACAAGGTAATGCTTGATTTTATTAAGCAACACATGAAATTGAATGAGGCTGGTGTTAAGATTGAAAAAAAGCCCCCCGCCCCAAAGAAACTTGTGATGCCCCAAGTATTAAGTGATGCATTAAACAAAAACAAAAAGGCACTTGCTGAATTTCAAAAATTTTCGGCTTCACAACAGCGTGAATATGCTGACTGGATTGCCGACGCGAAAACCGATACTACTAAACAGAAAAGACTTGCTACCGCAATTGAATGGATAAGTGGGGGTAAAATACGTAATTGGAAATACCTTAAAAAATAGGTAAAAAAAATCCCGATAGAACCTTCTACCGGGATTTTTAAATAGGCTTTATAAAATTACTCCGCCAACACAATTACCTTGTTGTTCAACACTTCAATTACACCACCGTTAATTTCGAAATTGTGCACAGTTTGTTTGTTGTCGGTTACTTTTACCACTCCATTCTTCAAAGAAGAAATCAACGGAGCATGACGATTCAAAATACCTAACGAACCATCGGTACCCGGAACTGAAATCGCTTTCACTTCGCCACTAAACAACTTTTTATCGGGAGTAATTATTTCTAAATGCATTGTTTTTAATCTAGTAATCTATAATCAATTAATTTGCTTCTGCCAGTAATTTCTTACCTTTTTCAATCGCATCTTCAATGGTTCCAACCAAGTTGAATGCTGCTTCAGGATATTCATCCACTTCACCATCCATAATCATGTTAAACCCTTTGATGGTATCTTCGATTGAAACCAATACTCCTTTTAATCCGGTAAACTGCTCAGCTACGTGGAAAGGTTGCGATAAGAAACGTTGAACACGACGTGCGCGAGATACTACCAATTTATCTTCCTCACTTAATTCATCCATACCCAAAATGGCAATAATATCTTGCAACTCTTTGTAACGTTGTAAAATTTCTTTTACGCGTTGTGCGGTGTTGTAATGCTTATCACCCAATACTGTTGGAGTTAAGATACGAGAAGTACTATCCAGTGGATCCACCGCAGGGTAAATACCCAACTCGGCAATTTTACGACTCAATACCGTAGTAGCATCCAAGTGGGCAAAGGTAGTTGCCGGAGCCGGATCGGTTAAGTCATCCGCAGGTACATAAACCGCTTGAACAGAAGTAATAGATCCACGCTTGGTAGATGTAATGCGCTCCTGCATGGCACCCATCTCTGTTGCCAAAGTTGGCTGGTAACCTACCGCTGATGGCATACGACCTAATAAAGCCGATACCTCTGAACCTGCTTGCGTAAAGCGGAAAATGTTATCAATAAAAAAATAATATATCACGGCCTGCACCTGATTTATCACCAGCATCTCCATCACGGAAATACTCAGCCATGGTTAATCCGCTTAATGCCACACGAGCACGAGCTCCGGGAGGTTCGTTCATTTGACCAAACACCAAAGTAGCTTTTGAATCGGCAAGTTCTTTCATATCCACCTTGCTCAAATCCCAACCGCCTTGTTCCATGCTGTGTTTAAATTCCTTTCCGTATTTAATTACATCCGACTCAATAAACTCACGCAACAAATCGTTTCCTTCACGTGTACGCTCACCCACACCGGCAAAAACCGAAAGACCAGAATAGGCTTTAGCAATGTTATTTACCAACTCCATAATCAATACAGTTTTACCAACTCCGGCACCACCAAACAAACCAATTTTTCCTCCTTTTGCGTATGGCTCTAGTAAGTCAATTACTTTAATACCGGTATACAACACCTCATTTGCAGGTGATAATTCTTCAAATTTTGGTGGATCACGGTGAATGGGTAAACCGTTGGTATTAGGAGTAGGGCCTATTCCATCAATTGCCTCACCCACTACATTGTATAAACGTCCTTTTACCTGCTCGCCAATTGGCATTTTAATAGGCATTCCGGTAGCAACAACGTCCATCCCTCTTCGCAATCCATCACTACTGTCCATTGCCACGGTACGAATGGTATCTTCACCAATGTGCTTTTGGCACTCCAATATAATTTTTTGTCCGTTCTCTTTAGTTATTTCAAGAGCATCTAATATTTTAGGAAGCTGCATTGTAGTAGTATCAAAGGATACGTCAATTACAGGTCCGATAATTTGTGAAATTTTACCTACTTGACTCGACATTATTTTTGGGATTAAATTGTAACAATTTTTAAAATCGAGCGCAAAAGTAAGTTTTTCTTGCACATTTTAAAATTATACAGCCTATTATCTTTCACATTCATTTTTTTTACCTGTTTTAGTGCTTTTTCAAAATTCATAAAATGAGTTCACACCTTAAAAAGTCGCTTCAATTGCCGGATAAATTTATAAAAGCCCATTTTTCCCAAAAATTAAAATATTTTTGTCAAAAATAAGTTAAGGCACTACCACCTATCTGTATTCGAGTTTTGACAAAAAAACTACATATATTTTTCACACGATTAT containing:
- a CDS encoding YdeI/OmpD-associated family protein, yielding MATKDKRIDTYIAKSPLFAQPILTHMRILIHKACPEVKETIKWGMPFFDYKGPMFNFAAFKAHCVGGFWKAKLLKDEHNYLGERKNNGGEAMGHLGRMTALTDLPPDKVMLDFIKQHMKLNEAGVKIEKKPPAPKKLVMPQVLSDALNKNKKALAEFQKFSASQQREYADWIADAKTDTTKQKRLATAIEWISGGKIRNWKYLKK
- the atpC gene encoding ATP synthase F1 subunit epsilon translates to MHLEIITPDKKLFSGEVKAISVPGTDGSLGILNRHAPLISSLKNGVVKVTDNKQTVHNFEINGGVIEVLNNKVIVLAE